GAAAGGGTCTTGGCCGGATTTGACGGGTAGAAGATGAACTCATGCTGGTCTGGGTGATGGTTGGGGTACAGCGCGTAGTTGGTGTTGGAAGGATTATACCCCCCAATCTTGCGCGTGGTGGCCGTAGAGGCAAACCCATCAATAGAGACATACAGATTAGTGCCGCCCAGCACCACCACATCTGAGTTGTCTGGCTTCACTTTCACCACCATGTTGTAACCGCCCTGCAGGTCTAAGTTACCCGAAGAACCGCCCAACATAGGCAGGTTAGCCGAAAGGTCCGTCCATTCGCCGCCAGAACCGCTCCCGTCGCCGGAAAGGTACTGGTACTTCCAGAGGTTAGCCTTGGCCGCCGCGTTGTTTTCTGTGTAAAGGAAAAAGTACACGGTGTTCTCATCAGACTTAGACACGTCCATGACAATGCGCCGGTACGTGGCAGGCCAATTGGCAGGCGTGATATTGGTCCAGTTTACCCCATCCAATGACCGGAACGCCCCTTTCACGGTAGAAGCACCTCCATTGGCGAACTGGCTCATGCCCGCGTACTTCACCCCGGCGGGGCTAACGGTAATATCTGTAAAATAGGAACTGGAGGAATAGGCCGCGGCTCCGCCGCCCAAAACAATACCCCAACTGGTACCACCGTCTACAGACCTCCAGATAGCAGAAGGCGTAGCAGCATATACCTCATCCTGGGTAGGGCTAGGCGCCGTGGCTACCCGGTACATGTATTGGAACACGTTATTGAACGTGGTAGGATTAATCGATTGTGTGGCAGGCAGCGGGTTCCAGGTGACGCCGTTGTCAATTGACTTAAAGACGCCATTGCCCAGGTAGGAGGCGCCGGTTTTCCCGGCCGAGTTGCCCAGGATCTCCCCGGTACCATAGTACCAGATATTGGTTTTGCCGGGGCGTTTGTCTTGCGTGATGGTGGTGACACTGTGCAACTGGTCTGGCCCGGTAACTTTCACCCAGGAGTTGCCGCCATTGGTGCTGCGCCACATTCCGCCAGACACGCCACCGGCCAGAATGTGGTCCTCATTGGTCACGTCAAGGGCCATGGCGCGGGTACGGCCACCCACGTTAAAGGGCCCGCGGCTGTTCCAGGCGGTGCTGGCAAACAACCCGTAGGGGTTCTTCATGCGCTCTACCTGCTCCACGGTGGGAATAGTGGCGGCCACGGCCAGTTCCAGTTCCCGTATGCCTTTGGGGATTACCCCGGTGGCCGGGTCTTTCAACCGGTCAAACTCATAGTCGGCGCGGGCTTCTGGTTTGTCTTTGGTGCCAATGGCGCCTTTCTTGTGCAGCCGCTCTGCCCGTGACAGTTTACCGGCGGCAGATAAGCCCTCTAACGAAAAATGGGAATCCTGCTTTTTTAAACCCGGAATAAAAGAAGCGAAGGACAATAAGGCCCCAAAAACCAGGAGCAAAAGGCCAGAAAGAACAAATTGGCGCTGCGGAGCAGTACGGTTCATGCACTAAAAGTAAAAGTGTCTACTATGGTTGGATACTAAAATTTGAATGTATGCTTTGATTACTCCTGTTTTAAAAACAGGGTCTGCCCAAGGCAGGTACTATTTTCTTCGGGAGAAGGAGTTGACGGTAAACCAACCATTTGCAGGCGTGGGGGCCATTAGGTTTACCTCTAGTAGGTCCTGTACTTCTATCTGCCGTTCACCCTTCTCTACCAACTTCATCCCCGCCGGGAAATACACCTTAATTATTTGCCCTTCGCCAAAGGCGTCCTGAAAACCGGCGCCGTAGCCCATCACCGCCTTTACCCTGGCTTCTGCCTGGCAGTTGCCTTGGGCGCATGCCGGGCCTCCGGGGGCAGACGCAGTTAAGATTTTTGAGACCTTAATAAGCACCTGGGCCGTGCCGGGAGCAAGGGGCGCCGGTACCTCAATGGCAGGTCTGGGCCGCCCAGCCTTCCCTTTAGACAAAACACCCCCCTGCGCATCTTGCGCCTGTTTTACAGACCCAGAATCTTTCATTTGCTTACATGCTGTATTGCATATAACAGACAAGAGAACAATTGAAATAGTGCGATGCAGAGCGGCCATTCTTTCACGTAAAAACAAATATATCTATATAAGTCAAAGCATTAGGCATTAAAAGACCTTTTATTTTGGTTTTTTCAGGTACTATTGTACCCTTTTAACACTTAGGCCACAACCCTTCTCGCCAGAAATGGTATAGGGGGATATTTATTACTTTTCATTTTTCCCATGAACGTTCCTATGCTTCGCTTGTTTGTCAGGCGAGTGGCCGTACTCTTTTTAGTGCTCCTCCTTTCCTCCTGTGACGCTTTTCAGAACCACCCGTATGAGGGTAAGCTTGAATTCAAAGACGTGACAGCCGAGAACGTATCCAGAATCAAAGCCCTGGAAGCCCGCTACGACGCCCAGACTCCTCTCCGGTTTGCCTTCACCTCAGATACTCAGGGATTTTTTGATGAGACCGAGGACATGGTCAAAGACATGAATACCCGTGACATTGCCTTTGTCCTGCACGGGGGAGATTTAACCAATTATGCCTTTACAGATGAGTTTGAGCGCATGCACCGGGTCCTGTCTAAACTGAAGGTGCCGTACGTGCCGGTTATAGGCAACCATGACTGCCTGGGCGACGGGGACAAGGTGTACAAAGAGATGTATGGGGCCCTTGACCATTCGTTTACCTTCGGGGCCAATAAATTCATTTTCCTGAACACCAATTTTCTGGAGTTTGATGAAAGCGTCCCAGACATTGGCTGGTTGGAGAAGGAACTGCAGACACCCGCGCATATCCTCAATAAGTTTGTGATTTCCCACATGGTGCCCAGCAACCAGGAAGCGAATAAGGCCAAAGAACACGCCTATGCCTACCTTATGCGCAAGTACGGCGTACGCCTTTCGCTACACGGCCATACCCATTATTATCGGGTGGACCAGCCTTACAATGACGGCATTACCTATGTAACCGCAGCGGCTTCGCAGAAACGGAGCTACGTGATTGTGACCGTAATAGGCTCCCAGGCTACCTTTGAGAAAATAGAGTTTTAGCCTGTATGCGCCATATCACCCACCTCTGTCTACTGCTTTGCCTTACCCTACCCTTGCAGGGCCTGGCGCAGGATGACACGCTTAAAACTGACAAAGTGGACCGCCCCAAGAACAGCCGCTGGGCCCCAGACTACCTGGTCATGCAGCACGCCGGGCTAATCGGTGTTCTATCGGCGGGCATCGGTTATGACTTTGGCAAGCATGACCGCACCAACGCTGAGCTCATGTATGGCTTCTCGCCCAACCATGGGTTCAAGAACACCACCCACACGTTTACCACCAGAATCTACTACCAATCGCACCCCAAGCCCCTGTACAAAGATTTCATGATCAGCTGGATAAAGGCGGGCGCCGGCATTAGCATGACCATTGGCGAACAGTTTGAGACCTTCTTCCCCAAGAAATACCCCAACGGCTACTACATCTGGCCCACGGCCACCCGTATACTTCCGTTTGTGGGCTCCTCTTTGGGCAGGAATTTCAAGGGCAGAAACCGGCCTATTTACGGAGAGTTTTACGGCGAGATTGGCAGCAGCGAGGTCATGATCATTGACAAGTACCGCAACAAAGGCATTTCCATCCCAGACATTCTCAACCTGGCCGTGGGCGTGCGCATGACTCTGTAACGCTGTTTTGGGCCTGTTTTCCAGAAAACGGGCCCGAAACAGGAATTTGCCCTTTGGCTAAACATCCTGTAGGTTTCTAAGAGACAACCTCCCATTTTTGCAGGAGAAAGCCCCGGCTTCTTTTCCTTAGCAGCTATTCTTATGAGTTACTCTTACCTGAAAGCCCTGCACATCATTTTCATTGTGACCTGGTTTGCCGGGCTCTTCTATATTGTGCGCCTGTTTGTGTACTACGCCGAGGCCGCCCAAAAACCCGAACCCGAGAAAAGCATTCTGCAGAAACAGTTTGCGCTTATGCAGCGGCGCCTGTGGTACGGCATCACGTGGCCCTCGGCCATTATCACTGTCATTTTAGGTTTGAGCCTATTGCGGTTTTACCTGCCTATTCCTGCGTGGCTCTGGATGAAACTGGGGTTTGTGGCCGGGTTGTTGGCCTACCAGTTTTACTGCCAGCGTATTTTCAGCCAACAGCAGCGCGGCGAGATACGGCAAAGCTCCACTGCCCTTCGGGTCTGGAATGAGGTGGCTACCCTCCTACTGGTAGCCATTGTATTTTTGGTGGTGCTTAAAAACGGCCTCAGCGCTACCTGGGGCGTACTGGGTTTCATAGCGCTCTCCGTGCTGCTCATGGCCGCCATTATGGTGTACAAAAGGCTCAGGAAAGATTAATTTCCTCCTGGTGAAGCACGAGTCCTTTCGTGTGTGGTTTCCAGGCAGTCACGGTTGTTGATGAGAACACCAACAATGGCGGTCAAGTAAGGAGAAGACCAGATAGGGGCATAAAAAAGTGTCAGGTGTTGCACCACCTGACACTGCTGGATGACTAAGACAAAATCCTCGCCTTCCCTCTCACCATTACTAACAAACAAAATATCTTTTCGGCGGGCACCGATTCATTCCTCTGATTTCTTTTGGCCCAGGCACGGCCTGATGGTTTCTGTTTTAGGCCCGTTTTTCAGAAAAAGGCCTTAAAACGCATTGATTAAACTGCCTTACTAAACATCGGCTTGGCTGGGCCTTCTGCCGGGGTAGCCTTCAGGTAAAGGTCAAAAGCGGCACACACGGAGCGCAGGAACCGGCGACCGGTAGTAGTTAATTTCAGTTCATTTTGGCCCAGTTCAATCAGGCCATCGGCGGCCAGGTCTTGCAGGGCGGGCACTACTTTCTCCTCGATAAGGGCTAGGGCCGGGCTGTCTTGCCAGTTGGTCTGGCCGTTGCAGGCAATGTCCAGGATATGGCGGCGCATCTGTACGTCCAACTCGGTTAACAGGTAGCCTTTCATGACAGGCCACTCGCCCATTGCCAGCAGGGCGTAATATTCTTCCACCGTTTTCACGTTCTGCACATACCCGCGGTACAGGTCACTGATAGCCGATACGCCCAGGCCGACCATCAACTGGGTCTGGTTGGTGGTGTAGCCCATAAAGTTGCGGTGCAGGCGGCCTTCGCGCTGGGCCACGCACAGTTCCTCCTCAGGAAACGCGAAGTGGTCCATGCCAACGTCTTCATAACCGGCTTCCAGCAGCATAGCTTGCCCTAGAGTATAGAGGGCCAGTTTCTCATCTTCCGCCGGAAGGTCTTCTTCTGAGTACGCCCGCTGCGATTTCTCTTTCCACGGCACGTGGGCGTAGCTGTAGTAGGCAATGCGATCTGGTTTCAAGGCGATGACCTGCCGGAACGTCTCCGCAATGCTTTCCTGGGTCTGGAACGGCAGTCCGTAGATCAAGTCATAGTTCACGGAGGTGTAGCCTATCTCCCGGGCCAACTCAGTGGCCTGCACAAGGTTCTTCAGGGGCTGAATACGGTTAATGGCTTTCTGCACTTTCTCTGAGAGGTCCTGCACGCCGTAGCTTACCCTTCTGAAACCAATGTCATACAGGGCCTGGAGGTGCTCAGCGGTAGTGTTGTTGGGGTGCCCTTCAAAGCTGAACTCATGCTGCGGGTGCACATCGGCGTTGGCCAGCAGCTTGGTCAGAAGATGGGTCAGGTTCTCGGGGCTGAAGAAGGTGGGTGTTCCGCCGCCCAGGTGTATTTCCCGGATGACCGGTTTCTCTGAGAACAGGGCCAAGTATTTGTCCCACTCCTGCAGAATGGCCTTGAGGTAAATGGGTTCTACACCGTGGTTTTTGGTGATGCGCTTGTTGCAACCGCAGTAGGTGCACAGGCTTTCGCAGAACGGCAGGTGCAGGTACAGGCTAATGCCCTCATCTTTGTTAGAAGCGGTAAACGTAGACAGCAGCGTTTCTTGCCAGGCCTGGGTAGCGGGCAAGGTATTGCCCCAAAAAGGCACGGTAGGGTAACTAGTGTACCGGGGCACCGGCACATTATATTTCCTGACTAAGTCTGAAGACGAAAGGGAAGAAGTACGTTGCAAATCCATGACACAAAGGTAGGCGCCCGCCTCCCCTTCTGCACTGGAGCCCCGTCACCGAAAAGGGTGATCTTCATCACTTTACTCGTTTATGCTATGCTGAGTGAATTAGAATTGAAGAGGTATTTTGGGGCTGTTTCCCAAAAAAAGGCAAGAAACCACTTCTCCCGCAAGTTTAGCGCCAGCGTAACTTGTGGGTAGCTAATTTGGAAGTTTATAAACTTCCTTCCTACTGCACTAACATTACCTCCACCAGCCCTTTCTGCCCGGCATAATCGCGGGCACTGCTATAGAGATAATGGTCCGGCTCCTCTACCCAACCTGCTTCTACCGGATTCTGGTGCAGATATTCCAGCCGCTGCTCCAGTAATAGATTAGTGCTTAATTCAATGGGGTGGTTGTGCTGTTGCCAGAATTGATACTTCGTATTGTTTGGGTTTTGGCTACCGGCCCGCTCAAACATCCAGAGCATCCAGGCCCGCCGGCTCTCGTGGATATTCCCTTCAATAGCTTTGGTCAGTTCTTTGGAGGTATGCCGCTTCAGGTCCCGCAAGATATACTCTAGTTTTTCTCCGGTTGACCCGATGATGAGGTGCGCGTGGTTGGACATGAGGCACCAGGCATACACCTCCAGACCCTTGTGCTTGATGCAGTACTTCAGGCTTTCCACAAAGATGTCTTTGTATTCCCTTCTTGTAAACACATCAATCCAGTTCACGGTGGCGAAGGAGACAAAGTACAGGTAATGCTGGTTTCTTACTTTGTAGCTGCGGCTCATAGGGGAAGAAGTAAGTTTATAAACTTACTGCACTAGATACCCACAAGTTACGCTGTCGCTAAACTTGTGGTGAATAAACGAGGAAGTTTATAAACTTCCTTTAAAACATAATTCTAGAAAAGGCAGAAGCCTCTCCTTTCGGAGAGGCTTCTGCCTTCAAATCCATTTCCAGCCTGTTTTCCCAAAAACAGCCTCAAAACGCTAATCCATCATATCGGCCGGTCTTGGCGCTCCTGGAGCTACGTCTGGGTTCCAGCTCATGGGGTAGTTCTGGTCCAGCAGTTCCAGGGCTTCTACCGTTAAATACAGCGGCTTAAAGGTGTCAATCATGACGGCCAGTTCATGGGTTTCTTTCTTGCCTATGCTGGCT
This Rufibacter radiotolerans DNA region includes the following protein-coding sequences:
- a CDS encoding FlgD immunoglobulin-like domain containing protein codes for the protein MNRTAPQRQFVLSGLLLLVFGALLSFASFIPGLKKQDSHFSLEGLSAAGKLSRAERLHKKGAIGTKDKPEARADYEFDRLKDPATGVIPKGIRELELAVAATIPTVEQVERMKNPYGLFASTAWNSRGPFNVGGRTRAMALDVTNEDHILAGGVSGGMWRSTNGGNSWVKVTGPDQLHSVTTITQDKRPGKTNIWYYGTGEILGNSAGKTGASYLGNGVFKSIDNGVTWNPLPATQSINPTTFNNVFQYMYRVATAPSPTQDEVYAATPSAIWRSVDGGTSWGIVLGGGAAAYSSSSYFTDITVSPAGVKYAGMSQFANGGASTVKGAFRSLDGVNWTNITPANWPATYRRIVMDVSKSDENTVYFFLYTENNAAAKANLWKYQYLSGDGSGSGGEWTDLSANLPMLGGSSGNLDLQGGYNMVVKVKPDNSDVVVLGGTNLYVSIDGFASTATTRKIGGYNPSNTNYALYPNHHPDQHEFIFYPSNPAKTLSSHDGGISRTSNVLASSVAWESLNRGYQTTQFYSVAMDLNTQDDFVVGGMQDNGTWSVSDIDATTLWEEELGGDGSFTAVTKHSLYVSVQNGTVYRYIFDDAGTYKGYSRIDPPTGKGYLFINPYSIDPNNEYTVYIPAGDSLWRNRNVALLPTGTTHSSLGWEVVADINDAETISAVSVSKTPADVVYFGTRNGKVYRLQEASPGYVDVSGTNFPVGANVGCIAVDPRDANKAVVAFTNYRVESLFYTTNGGASWTAVSGNLEEAGKSATIGNGPSTRWVSILPEEGGGTKFFVGTSTGLYSTGSLDGSSTNWLQEGGSSIGQVPIDMVISRTTDNLVLVGTHGNGVFSRRYSGPLATKDEIEKVAQLGLQQNYPNPFRQGGSTIIPFTLEKATDVKLVVYDLSGKLVTTLVSGKKPAGQHQVTWSGRGAGGQTMPSGTYLYQLTLDGKRYTKRMAFIR
- a CDS encoding metallophosphoesterase family protein, with amino-acid sequence MNVPMLRLFVRRVAVLFLVLLLSSCDAFQNHPYEGKLEFKDVTAENVSRIKALEARYDAQTPLRFAFTSDTQGFFDETEDMVKDMNTRDIAFVLHGGDLTNYAFTDEFERMHRVLSKLKVPYVPVIGNHDCLGDGDKVYKEMYGALDHSFTFGANKFIFLNTNFLEFDESVPDIGWLEKELQTPAHILNKFVISHMVPSNQEANKAKEHAYAYLMRKYGVRLSLHGHTHYYRVDQPYNDGITYVTAAASQKRSYVIVTVIGSQATFEKIEF
- a CDS encoding CopD family protein yields the protein MSYSYLKALHIIFIVTWFAGLFYIVRLFVYYAEAAQKPEPEKSILQKQFALMQRRLWYGITWPSAIITVILGLSLLRFYLPIPAWLWMKLGFVAGLLAYQFYCQRIFSQQQRGEIRQSSTALRVWNEVATLLLVAIVFLVVLKNGLSATWGVLGFIALSVLLMAAIMVYKRLRKD
- the hemN gene encoding oxygen-independent coproporphyrinogen III oxidase; the encoded protein is MDLQRTSSLSSSDLVRKYNVPVPRYTSYPTVPFWGNTLPATQAWQETLLSTFTASNKDEGISLYLHLPFCESLCTYCGCNKRITKNHGVEPIYLKAILQEWDKYLALFSEKPVIREIHLGGGTPTFFSPENLTHLLTKLLANADVHPQHEFSFEGHPNNTTAEHLQALYDIGFRRVSYGVQDLSEKVQKAINRIQPLKNLVQATELAREIGYTSVNYDLIYGLPFQTQESIAETFRQVIALKPDRIAYYSYAHVPWKEKSQRAYSEEDLPAEDEKLALYTLGQAMLLEAGYEDVGMDHFAFPEEELCVAQREGRLHRNFMGYTTNQTQLMVGLGVSAISDLYRGYVQNVKTVEEYYALLAMGEWPVMKGYLLTELDVQMRRHILDIACNGQTNWQDSPALALIEEKVVPALQDLAADGLIELGQNELKLTTTGRRFLRSVCAAFDLYLKATPAEGPAKPMFSKAV
- a CDS encoding REP-associated tyrosine transposase; this encodes MSRSYKVRNQHYLYFVSFATVNWIDVFTRREYKDIFVESLKYCIKHKGLEVYAWCLMSNHAHLIIGSTGEKLEYILRDLKRHTSKELTKAIEGNIHESRRAWMLWMFERAGSQNPNNTKYQFWQQHNHPIELSTNLLLEQRLEYLHQNPVEAGWVEEPDHYLYSSARDYAGQKGLVEVMLVQ